In Desulfovibrio aminophilus DSM 12254, a single window of DNA contains:
- a CDS encoding UvrD-helicase domain-containing protein: MSPSSIRQVKAAAGSGKTFALTARFLELLGAARSDDPGLTCRGLRPETYSWPEILAVTFTNKAAAEMKERVLKALKRCALDLRDDGQRADWDRARAAGVVETILRRYHRLNIRTIDSLLVLLLRLFALEYGIRPDFEVAFEETDVFDLAYERFVGCCENPAGPERTLLLTALDTFLRHENRSGFRPERGIRERLKELATLLQAEGEPLLTDQDELADLLTACRARFLEAVTLMRGFLDEYALAPDKRFLAFLQKCQAVQGFDEPPKSAYAEKPLLEDCLTKAGKARVTDQCEAAYDLLKTAVAAYRREWAAVSGAYALAPALTIAGLLVEDMRAESRLRGVVPIAALTRAVRDLLGQAEAVPEAYCRLGSRLFHLLVDEFQDTSRAQWTAVAPLAEECLSKGGSLFCVGDVKQAIYGWRGGDASLFDEVPRRPGLADLAERVTAETLPRNWRSTPAVVAFNNDFFTHLAEPDMAGELAGEILGEAPEEERAALAGELSQVFADARQDIPDGYDGPEGYVRLTRLPGGTREEFETRTLEALRALILDLVARRPYRDIAVLVRDNRQAGVVCEQLVALDIPVVTESSLLLARHPLVRQLAAFLEFLDFPADDLAFLALVSGSVFQRAAGLAPLRVADWLVERKRGNLGMRFRDAFPEVWERTLKPFFDKAGLLTPYDLAQAAVERFGVFAAEPGAELYVRRFLEVVHLAEERGCRSLSAFLDFWRGQGAEEKVPLPENLDAVQVLTMHKSKGLEFPVAVVPFHDWSLRPQDGLLTIELRGKRLLTPAREALGPEYRERAGREAREQLHLLYVAWTRAREELYGFFPDAREDKRRPPALAAMTRLLDIPEREAAFERGHPSEGEPQERSKPAPAAPPEPTEPGEELTAWLPRLRVFRHSLEDVFLDQRRRGEMAHRALELLRSTGDDAADASRAARLAVLDFPFVGGGADLEGELADLLLWVLSRPELKDCLGRGLAEAEALDEEGRALRCDRLVLSGDEALVLEYKTGRPDPEHETQVRRYLKLALALRPKARGLLVYLDRREVREVAHA, translated from the coding sequence GTGAGTCCGTCGAGCATCCGTCAGGTCAAGGCCGCCGCCGGTTCAGGCAAGACCTTCGCTCTCACGGCCCGCTTCCTGGAGCTCCTGGGCGCGGCCAGGTCCGACGACCCGGGCCTGACCTGCCGGGGACTGCGGCCGGAGACCTATTCCTGGCCCGAAATCCTGGCCGTGACCTTCACCAACAAGGCCGCCGCCGAGATGAAGGAGCGCGTGCTCAAGGCCCTCAAGCGTTGCGCTCTGGATCTCCGCGACGACGGCCAGCGGGCCGACTGGGACCGCGCGCGGGCCGCCGGAGTGGTGGAGACCATCCTGCGTCGCTACCACCGCCTGAACATCCGCACCATCGACAGCCTGCTCGTGCTCCTGCTGCGCCTCTTCGCCCTGGAATACGGCATCCGGCCGGATTTCGAGGTGGCCTTCGAGGAGACCGACGTCTTCGACCTGGCCTACGAACGCTTCGTGGGCTGCTGCGAAAACCCGGCGGGCCCGGAGCGGACCCTGCTGCTCACCGCCCTGGACACCTTCCTGCGCCACGAAAACCGCTCCGGCTTCCGACCCGAACGGGGCATCCGCGAGCGATTGAAGGAGCTGGCGACCCTGCTCCAGGCCGAGGGCGAACCGCTGCTCACGGACCAGGACGAGCTGGCCGACCTGCTCACGGCCTGCCGCGCACGTTTTCTGGAGGCCGTGACGCTCATGCGCGGCTTCCTGGACGAATACGCCCTTGCCCCGGACAAGCGCTTCCTGGCCTTTCTCCAGAAATGCCAGGCGGTCCAGGGCTTCGACGAGCCGCCCAAGTCGGCCTACGCCGAAAAACCTCTCCTGGAGGACTGCCTGACCAAGGCGGGCAAGGCCCGGGTCACGGACCAGTGCGAGGCGGCCTACGACCTGCTCAAGACCGCCGTGGCCGCCTACCGCCGCGAATGGGCCGCGGTGAGCGGGGCCTACGCCCTGGCCCCGGCTCTGACCATCGCCGGGCTGCTGGTGGAGGACATGCGGGCCGAGTCGCGGCTGCGCGGGGTGGTGCCCATCGCGGCCCTGACCCGGGCCGTGCGCGATCTCCTGGGCCAGGCCGAGGCCGTGCCCGAAGCATACTGCCGCCTGGGCTCGCGGCTCTTCCACCTGCTGGTGGACGAATTCCAGGACACAAGCCGGGCCCAGTGGACGGCGGTTGCGCCCCTGGCCGAGGAGTGTCTGTCCAAGGGCGGCAGCCTGTTCTGCGTGGGCGACGTGAAGCAGGCCATCTACGGCTGGCGCGGCGGCGACGCCTCGCTCTTCGACGAGGTGCCCCGCCGCCCCGGGCTGGCCGACCTGGCCGAGCGCGTCACGGCCGAGACCCTGCCGCGCAACTGGCGCAGCACCCCGGCCGTGGTGGCCTTCAACAACGACTTTTTCACCCATCTGGCCGAGCCGGACATGGCCGGGGAACTGGCCGGGGAAATCCTCGGCGAAGCCCCTGAGGAGGAACGCGCGGCCCTGGCCGGGGAGTTGTCCCAGGTTTTCGCCGACGCGCGCCAAGACATCCCCGACGGCTACGACGGGCCCGAGGGTTACGTGCGTCTGACCCGCCTGCCCGGCGGCACGCGCGAGGAATTCGAGACCCGGACCCTGGAGGCCCTGCGCGCCCTGATCCTGGACCTCGTCGCGAGGCGGCCCTATCGGGACATCGCCGTGCTCGTGCGCGACAACCGGCAGGCGGGCGTGGTCTGCGAACAGCTCGTGGCCTTGGATATCCCGGTGGTCACGGAGAGCAGCCTGCTCCTGGCCCGGCATCCCCTGGTGCGTCAGCTGGCCGCATTCCTGGAATTTCTTGACTTCCCGGCCGACGACTTGGCCTTCCTGGCCCTGGTTTCCGGGTCGGTCTTCCAGCGGGCCGCCGGGCTTGCTCCGCTGCGGGTGGCCGACTGGCTCGTGGAACGGAAGCGGGGCAATCTGGGCATGCGCTTCCGCGACGCCTTCCCTGAGGTCTGGGAACGCACGCTCAAGCCCTTCTTCGACAAGGCCGGGCTGCTCACGCCCTACGATCTGGCCCAGGCGGCCGTGGAGCGCTTCGGCGTGTTCGCCGCCGAACCCGGGGCCGAGCTGTACGTGCGCCGCTTCCTGGAGGTGGTGCATCTGGCCGAGGAACGCGGCTGCCGTTCGCTCTCGGCCTTCCTGGACTTCTGGCGCGGCCAAGGGGCGGAGGAGAAGGTGCCCCTGCCCGAGAACCTGGACGCGGTCCAGGTTCTCACCATGCACAAGTCCAAGGGGCTGGAGTTTCCCGTGGCCGTCGTGCCGTTCCACGACTGGTCCCTGCGGCCCCAGGACGGCCTGCTGACCATCGAGTTGCGCGGCAAACGCCTGCTCACCCCGGCCCGCGAGGCCCTGGGGCCGGAATACCGCGAACGGGCGGGCCGCGAGGCTCGCGAACAGCTCCATCTGCTTTACGTGGCCTGGACCCGGGCCCGCGAGGAGTTATACGGCTTCTTCCCGGACGCGCGCGAGGACAAGCGCCGTCCCCCGGCCCTGGCGGCCATGACCCGGCTCCTGGACATCCCGGAGAGAGAGGCCGCATTCGAGCGCGGCCACCCCTCCGAAGGCGAACCGCAAGAGCGTTCCAAGCCCGCCCCGGCCGCTCCGCCCGAACCGACGGAACCCGGCGAGGAGCTCACTGCCTGGCTGCCTCGGCTGCGGGTCTTCCGCCACTCCCTGGAGGACGTCTTCCTCGACCAGCGCCGCCGGGGCGAAATGGCCCACCGCGCCCTGGAGCTGCTCCGGTCCACCGGCGACGACGCGGCCGACGCCAGCCGCGCGGCCCGGCTGGCTGTGCTGGACTTCCCCTTCGTGGGCGGCGGGGCCGACCTGGAGGGCGAGCTGGCCGACCTGCTCCTCTGGGTTCTCTCCCGGCCGGAACTGAAGGATTGCCTGGGCCGGGGACTGGCCGAAGCCGAGGCCCTGGACGAGGAGGGCCGGGCCCTGCGCTGCGACCGGCTCGTGCTGAGCGGAGACGAGGCCCTGGTGCTGGAATACAAGACCGGCCGCCCGGACCCGGAGCACGAGACCCAGGTGCGCCGCTATCTGAAGCTGGCCCTGGCCCTGCGACCCAAGGCCCGGGGACTGCTCGTCTACCTGGATCGGCGCGAGGTGCGCGAGGTGGCCCATGCCTAG
- a CDS encoding ornithine cyclodeaminase family protein, with translation MSFDVLWLSRADLDSLGLGMPAIMDAVEQGFACLGRGEAEMPAKIGIHPRHDCFIHAMPCWIGGAVDRCGIKCVSGYPPNQKKGLPYITGVMVLIDPETGLTQAVMDAGWVTAWRTGAASGVYAKHFGDPNSEVVSVIGLGVQGRVNLLAFKEVFPKIKQVRCFDPVAGQPERFLKDMGPELPRAEFVVCADAKSCVADADVVVTCTPIVEKPERFVHRAWLKEKVLAVSVDYDSAFAEDVMAATPCFVCDNANQYLWTRDQGVYFQNGYPDKTAVYADMGQICAGEKPGVRDGLRAAVLMGIASHDVMTASLAFDLARAKGLGSVVQL, from the coding sequence ATGTCCTTCGACGTGCTCTGGCTCTCCCGCGCCGACCTGGACTCCCTGGGCCTCGGCATGCCCGCCATCATGGACGCCGTGGAGCAAGGCTTCGCCTGCCTCGGCCGGGGCGAGGCCGAGATGCCCGCCAAGATCGGCATCCACCCCCGCCACGACTGCTTCATCCACGCCATGCCCTGTTGGATCGGCGGGGCCGTGGACCGCTGCGGCATCAAGTGCGTGTCCGGCTACCCGCCGAACCAGAAGAAGGGCCTGCCCTACATCACCGGGGTCATGGTCCTCATCGACCCGGAGACTGGCCTGACCCAGGCGGTCATGGACGCGGGCTGGGTCACGGCCTGGCGCACGGGCGCGGCCTCGGGCGTCTACGCCAAGCATTTCGGCGACCCGAATTCCGAGGTCGTCTCGGTCATCGGCCTGGGAGTGCAGGGCCGGGTCAACCTTTTGGCCTTCAAGGAAGTCTTCCCCAAGATCAAACAGGTGCGTTGCTTCGACCCCGTGGCCGGACAGCCCGAACGATTCCTGAAGGATATGGGGCCGGAACTGCCCCGGGCCGAGTTCGTGGTCTGCGCCGATGCGAAATCATGCGTGGCCGACGCCGACGTGGTGGTCACCTGCACGCCCATCGTGGAGAAGCCCGAACGCTTCGTGCACCGGGCCTGGCTCAAGGAAAAGGTTCTGGCCGTGTCCGTGGACTACGACTCGGCCTTCGCCGAAGACGTCATGGCCGCCACGCCCTGCTTCGTCTGCGACAACGCCAACCAATACCTCTGGACCCGCGACCAGGGCGTGTACTTCCAGAACGGCTACCCGGACAAGACGGCTGTCTACGCCGACATGGGCCAGATCTGCGCCGGGGAAAAGCCCGGCGTGCGCGACGGACTGCGCGCGGCCGTGCTCATGGGCATCGCCAGCCACGACGTGATGACCGCCTCCCTGGCCTTCGACCTGGCCAGGGCCAAGGGACTGGGCAGCGTGGTCCAACTCTGA
- a CDS encoding DMT family transporter: MTGYLLVLCAAVLWALIGPLSKFLFAEGVTPLEVAFWRSTIGWGLFAVQALALRTGQRAKASDLPALAAFGLVGVALFYGSYQVAIEHVGAALGSVLLYTAPAWVALLSRLVLAEPTTPAKLCAVAATIIGVALVSLSGGGTVKPSALGVLAGLTAGFTYALYYIFGKKFLTRYDTATLFLYALPVGSLCLLPFVHFAPKSPSAWALLVLLSAATTWGGYSVYYAGLKRLEATRAAVVATLEPVIAAWLAWWWWNERFGPAGYLGSGLILAAVLLMVAEGARRRPTGSPS, encoded by the coding sequence ATGACGGGATATCTCCTGGTCCTGTGCGCCGCGGTGCTCTGGGCGCTCATCGGGCCGCTGTCCAAGTTTCTCTTCGCCGAGGGGGTCACGCCGCTGGAGGTGGCCTTCTGGCGCTCGACCATCGGCTGGGGCCTGTTCGCGGTCCAGGCCCTGGCTCTGCGGACCGGGCAACGGGCGAAGGCCTCGGATCTCCCCGCGCTGGCGGCCTTCGGTCTCGTCGGCGTGGCGCTCTTCTACGGCTCCTACCAGGTGGCCATCGAACACGTGGGCGCGGCCCTGGGCTCGGTGCTTCTCTACACCGCCCCGGCATGGGTGGCCCTGCTCTCCCGGCTGGTCCTGGCCGAGCCGACGACCCCGGCCAAGCTCTGCGCCGTGGCCGCCACGATCATCGGAGTGGCCCTGGTGAGCCTCTCCGGCGGCGGCACGGTGAAACCCTCGGCCCTCGGCGTCCTGGCAGGGCTCACCGCCGGGTTCACCTACGCCCTCTACTACATCTTCGGGAAAAAGTTCCTCACCCGCTACGACACGGCCACCCTCTTCCTCTACGCCCTGCCCGTGGGCTCGCTCTGCCTCCTGCCCTTCGTGCATTTCGCGCCCAAGTCGCCCTCGGCCTGGGCCCTGCTCGTCCTGCTCTCGGCCGCCACCACCTGGGGCGGCTACTCGGTCTACTACGCGGGCCTCAAGCGCCTGGAGGCCACCCGGGCCGCCGTGGTGGCCACCCTGGAGCCGGTGATCGCCGCCTGGCTGGCCTGGTGGTGGTGGAACGAACGTTTCGGCCCGGCCGGATACCTGGGCAGCGGCCTCATCCTCGCGGCCGTTCTGCTCATGGTGGCCGAGGGTGCGCGGCGGCGTCCGACCGGGAGCCCGTCGTGA
- a CDS encoding RluA family pseudouridine synthase: MNEMLVPEDMDGARLDQALELLLPGSSLRERRRAWEAGAVLVDGRARSKGFRVSVGQRLVLAARERGESSPVLGVRLLSVQGDYAALFKPGGMHSAAIAGRDNPSVERLLPELLPGRGARLLNRLDFLTSGIVLAALTPEAAARYYELEDAGRVTKEYRALVRGCLEWPVTVMNALDTDGRKKTKVLAREDESPLRWTRAEPLEYDEDHDRTLLKVVIHKGARHQIRAHLAHVLLPIVGDPLYGGGEGERLFLHHGRLSFEGFEVAVESGFPVAGGGTGRTIPQDDASKN; this comes from the coding sequence ATGAACGAGATGCTGGTCCCCGAGGACATGGACGGCGCGCGGCTGGACCAGGCCCTGGAACTCCTTCTGCCCGGCAGTTCCCTGCGGGAGCGGCGGCGGGCCTGGGAGGCGGGGGCCGTGCTGGTGGACGGCCGGGCCCGCTCCAAGGGCTTCCGCGTGAGCGTCGGGCAGCGCCTGGTCCTGGCGGCGCGGGAGCGGGGGGAGTCGTCTCCGGTCTTGGGCGTGCGGCTTCTGTCCGTCCAGGGCGACTACGCCGCGCTGTTCAAACCCGGCGGGATGCACAGCGCGGCCATTGCGGGCCGTGACAACCCGAGCGTGGAACGGCTGCTGCCCGAATTGCTGCCCGGGCGCGGGGCCCGGCTCCTGAACCGCCTGGATTTCCTCACCTCCGGCATCGTCCTGGCCGCGCTCACGCCCGAGGCCGCCGCGCGTTACTATGAGCTGGAGGATGCGGGCCGAGTGACCAAGGAGTACCGGGCCCTGGTGCGGGGCTGCCTGGAATGGCCCGTGACCGTGATGAACGCCCTGGATACAGACGGCCGGAAGAAGACGAAGGTGCTGGCGCGTGAGGACGAGAGCCCCCTGCGCTGGACCCGGGCCGAGCCCCTGGAGTACGACGAGGATCACGACCGGACCCTGCTCAAGGTGGTCATCCACAAGGGCGCGCGGCATCAGATCCGGGCCCACTTGGCGCACGTGCTCCTGCCCATCGTGGGCGATCCGCTCTACGGCGGCGGGGAGGGGGAACGGCTCTTCCTGCACCACGGGAGGCTGTCGTTCGAGGGCTTCGAGGTGGCCGTCGAGAGCGGTTTTCCCGTTGCCGGAGGCGGCACGGGGAGGACCATCCCTCAGGATGACGCCTCGAAGAACTGA